A genomic window from Schistocerca serialis cubense isolate TAMUIC-IGC-003099 chromosome 4, iqSchSeri2.2, whole genome shotgun sequence includes:
- the LOC126474647 gene encoding cylicin-2-like, whose amino-acid sequence MSSTSNSTISDSHKIAKRQGKEGKGKKARERRQGKEGKGKKARERRQGKEGKGKKARERRQGKEGKGKKARERRQGKEGKGKKARERRQGKEGKGKKARERRQGKEGKGKKARERRQGKEGKGKKARERRQGKEGKGKKARERRQGKEGKGKKARERRQGKEGKGKKARERRQGKEGKGKKARERRQGKEGKGKKARERRQGKEGKGKKARERRQGKEGKGKKARERRQGKEGKGKKARERRQGKEGKGKKARERRQGKEGKGKKARERRQGKEGKGKKARERRQGKEGKGKKARERRQGKEGKGKKARERRQGKEGKGKKARERRQGKEGKGKKARERRQGKEGKGKKARERRQGKEGKGKKARERRQGKEGKGKKARERRQGKEGKGKKARERRQGKEGKGKKARERRQGKEGKGKKARERRQGKEGKGKKARERRQGKEGKGKKARERRQGKEGKGKKARERRQGKEGKGKKARERRQGKEGKGKKARERRQGKEGKGKKARERRQGKEGKGKKARERRQGKEGKGKKARERRQGKEGKGKKARERRQGKEGKGKKARERRQGKE is encoded by the coding sequence aaggcaagggaaagaaggcaagggaaagaaggcaagggaaagaaggcaagggaaagaaggcaagggaaagaaggcaagggaaagaaggcaagggaaagaaggcaagggaaagaaggcaagggaaagaaggcaagggaaagaaggcaagggaaagaaggcaagggaaagaaggcaagggaaagaaggcaagggaaagaaggcaagggaaagaaggcaagggaaagaaggcaagggaaagaaggcaagggaaagaaggcaagggaaagaaggcaagggaaagaaggcaagggaaagaaggcaagggaaagaaggcaagggaaagaaggcaagggaaagaaggcaagggaaagaaggcaagggaaagaaggcaagggaaagaaggcaagggaaagaaggcaagggaaagaaggcaagggaaagaaggcaagggaaagaaggcaagggaaagaaggcaagggaaagaaggcaagggaaagaaggcaagggaaagaaggcaagggaaagaaggcaagggaaagaaggcaagggaaagaaggcaagggaaagaaggcaagggaaagaaggcaagggaaagaaggcaagggaaagaaggcaagggaaagaaggcaagggaaagaaggcaagggaaagaaggcaagggaaagaaggcaagggaaagaaggcaagggaaagaaggcaagggaaagaaggcaagggaaagaaggcaagggaaagaaggcaagggaaagaaggcaagggaaagaaggcaagggaaagaaggcaagggaaagaaggcaagggaaagaaggcaagggaaagaaggcaagggaaagaaggcaagggaaagaaggcaagggaaagaaggcaagggaaagaaggcaagggaaagaaggcaagggaaagaaggcaagggaaagaaggcaagggaaagaaggcaagggaaagaaggcaagggaaagaaggcaagggaaagaaggcaagggaaagaaggcaagggaaagaaggcaagggaaagaaggcaagggaaagaaggcaagggaaagaaggcaagggaaagaaggcaagggaaagaaggcaagggaaagaaggcaagggaaagaaggcaagggaaagaaggcaagggaaagaaggcaagggaaagaaggcaagggaaagaaggcaagggaaagaaggcaagggaaagaaggcaagggaaagaaggcaagggaaagaaggcaagggaaagaaggcaagggaaagaaggcaagggaaagaaggcaagggaaagaaggcaagggaaagaaggcaagggaaagaaggcaagggaaagaaggcaagggaaagaaggcaagggaaagaaggcaagggaaagaaggcaagggaaagaaggcaagggaaagaaggcaagggaaagaaggcaagggaaagaaggcaagggaaagaaggcaagggaaagaaggcaagggaaagaaggcaagggaaagaaggcaagggaaagaaggcaagggaaagaaggcaagggaaagaaggcaagggaaagaaggcaagggaaagaaggcaagggaaagaaggcaagggaaagaaggcaagggaaagaaggcaagggaaagaaggcaagggaaagaaggcaagggaaagaaggcaagggaaagaaggcaagggaaagaaggcaagggaaagaaggcaagggaaagagtaa